The Candidatus Omnitrophota bacterium region ATAATGGACTGGTCAAAAGAAAGTATCCTTCCAAGTGTAAATATAGCGATCTCATCCTTATAATTAGTTCTTTTTTGCAGTAGATATATAAAGGACGGTTTTATGCGGGACTTCAAGAATATTCTCGTGGTGCGTACCGATCGCATGGGGGATGTAGTTCTGACCATACCGGCTATACGCGCTTTACGCCATAAGTTCCCCTGCGCGAAGATCTCGTTGTGGGTTGACCCGTCGACCAGGGAACTTGTAGATGGTCTACCGTTCATCGATGAATTTATCCTTGAGAATAGATCCGCCGGATGGTGGGGGTATTTAAGCCACATCAGGACCTTAAGGAAGAAGAAATTCGACCTGGCTGTAATATACCATACTAAAAAACATACGAACCTGGCGTGTTTTCTTGCCGGGATCCCGTACAGGCTGGGATATAAGAATAAGAAATACGGTTTTTTGTTAAATCATCCCGTTAAGGACAGGCGTCATTTGGGGACCAAGCATGAAGTGGAATATTGCATGGACCTCCTAGAAGATATCGGGGCAAAAGACGGGGACCTGGACCTTCAGGTCACTATACATAAAGGGTCGGAAGAGTGGGCGGACCGGTATTTTCGCGAGAAAAAGCTCACGGACAGACCCGTTATCGCGCTTCATCCCAGCGCAAGCTGCCCGACAAGGTTATGGCCGACGAAGTCGTATGCCGAATTGGCCCAGCGGCTTATAAGGGAAAATGACGTATACATAATGATCGTTGGAGGGGCAGATGCCCGTCCTGCCGCCGAGGCCATAAAAAAGACCGCCGGGAACCGCGTATTCGATCTTACGGGCGAGACTACGCTTTCCCAGCTAACCAGCATACTCAAGCGTTGTCAGGGCCTTGTGTCGAATGATTCCGGGCCGGTCCATGTGGGTGCCGCAATAGGGATACCGGTGATATCGCTTTTCCTGCGGTCACAGGCCGGGATCAACCCACAAAGATGGCGCCCGCTGGGAAAGAACAGTGTGCTTCTCCAGAACGAAAATGGGGAAGAGATACTCCTTGATGCCCAAAGCCATGTCATAAGCGGAAAATTCGATTCTATAAGCGTGAACAAAGTCCTGCTTAGATGCCAGACGTCTATTCTTGGGATACTAAGAATGTTCCATTTCATGGTCGAGGAAGGTCCGCTTTTCTTTCTTCATGAACATTTGCATCAATTCGGGGTATAGGCCGGCAGGCGAAACGCGGATCTTACCTCGTTAAAACCGTTTTTAAGATCAAAGCTAGACCTGTCACCGTTCTTGCTCCCAAATCCGTCCCCGTTCTTGAACTTAAACCTGTACCTTGGCTAGTTAAAGCTTTGGGGTACAGGTTTTGCTTTGAATATAAAACAGGTTTGTGCTGGGGAATAAAAACGGTTTTACATAAGGGGACAGGTCTTGCCTGTCCCCTTATGTTGTAAAGGATGGTCTTTTATTACCTGTGCAGTACCGCCGTCATTACCAGGTAACATCCAGTGAAGATAAGGTTTATGCCTACAAGGATGCCCAGTATCCACATGCCGTTGAACGGCAGGTTGACCCAGATGAACATGGAAAGTAGTATTGAGATGATGCCGCTGGAGATAAGCCACCCCCAGTTCACGTCCGGTTTTATGTATAATGCCGCTATGGTCTTCAGAATGCCTTCAACGGCCAGATACGCGGCTATAAGGGCCGTGATCAAGAGCGCGCCTTTGAGGGGATAAAATACCAGTATCGCACCTACCGCCAAAGGGACGAGCGCGCACGCGATCTTCAATATGAACGCCTGTTTGTCCTTGTGCCCGAGAACGAATAAGATGTTAGCCGCTCCACCGATCACCAAGAGTCCCCCGATAATGACATCTATGGCTACCGCTGTTATAAGCGGCATATATATTGCTGCAAATCCGGCAAGTAAAAGACACGCTCCCAGAAGAGCGAACCAGCCCCAGCCTATTTCAAAAGTAACGACCTTCTTTTTCATTTCGTCCCCCTTTTTAAGGAAAAGCCTCCCAGATAACCGATATGCTTCATATAATATTACCATAAAACCGGATAAATAACCTGTTTTTTGACGATTTGGATTTAGTTGACAAAGTAAGTTGCGGGTGTGGTCCGTGGGTAGTAAAATATAGGCCTAAGGAGACGGCATATGGCGCAGGAAAATATCATCATCATAGGCGGAGGGTTCGCCGGCCTGGTCCTTGCGGAGAGGTTATCCGCCCGGAAGAACAGCCTGGGGACGGGTACCCGTATCATCCTGATAGACAAAAAAGATGATTCACATTTCCTTCCCGGGATACCCGACATAATAGGGAGGGGAGTGCCTTCCGGTATATTCAAGTATCCCATTGCTAAACACGCGGCACGGCACGGGTATGTCCATTTAAAACATAATGTTACCTCTATCGATCCCACCAGGAACGTAGTGGAGGCGGGAGGGTTCAGGATCGGATACGAATATCTGGTCATAGCCGCCGGGTCCGAGACCAATTTTTACGGTAATGATAAAATAAAGAATGCGGCGTTCAGGTTCGATGACGCTGACGACGTGGTAAAAGTGCTGGAAGCCGTTAATGAGGATAAGTATGAAAGGTACCTGATCTGCGGTGGGGGGTATACCGGTGTGGAGATCGCCACTTCTCTCAGGATATTCCTGTCCCGCGGAAAAAAGAATAAAGAGATACACCTTGTTGAGGCTGGTAGCGGGATACTGGGCCCTATGCCGGAGTGGATAAAAGAGTATACGCGTGCTAACCTTGCCGCTTTGGGGATCAACGTCCTGACCGGCGTTACGGTCAGATCGTACGAGAACGGGATCGTGACCCTCTCGGACGGTATGATGTTCGATAATTCCATGCTTGTCTGGTCCGCTGGAGTGAAAACGCCCGCGTTCGTTGAAAAAACGCCTTTTTCGAAAGAGAGACAGGGCAGGTTATCCGTGGATGAGTACCTCAGGGTAAAAGATAACATATTCGTAGCGGGGGACTGTGCCGGAATGACGTATAAAGGTGAACTTATCAGGATGGGGATACAGTTCTCTATAGAGGAGGCCGGAAGCATAGCCCGGAACATAGCCAGAGATATACGACGAAAGAAATTGAGGAGATTCGTCCCGATAGATCCCGGGTATATCATTCCCATGGCAAATAACCTTTCTTGTGGTATGGTGTTCGGCCGCAGGGTCCGTGGGCGGGCGGCGACATGCGCACATTACCTGATGTGCCTGGTACGTTTACGTGGGCTGAAAAATAAAAAAGTATTGTTCACCGCGCTCATGAGGAAAAGAACATAGGAGGAGATATGGATAAATGGAGGGAATGGGCGGCATTACCCATAAGATTGGGGTTGGGTGTTATGTTCATGGCACATGGCCTGCAGAAGGTCTTCGGGCTTTTCGGCGGTCCCGGCATAGAGAACTTTGCCAAGTTCCTGGGGTCCCTGAATATAGATCCACCTGTTCCTATGGCTTATATGGCCGGATACGGAGAGCTTCTGGGCGGTCTCTGCCTCATACTGGGCCTCTTTACCAGGCTTTCGGCGGGCGTACTTACGGTAATAATGGTCGTGGCAGCGGTCAGTGTGCATCTTAAGAACGGATTTTTTCTTAAGGATGGCGGCATAGAGTATGTGTTTGTAATAGTGGCCGCTTGTGTCTCCCTGATGGTATCTGGGGGCGGAAAGTTGAGCATTACGAAAAAACTATGAATTATGGTTGAGGACTATGGTCCATGCATATAATATGATACAATATAAGTATCTTTTCCGAGAAAGGCTCCGCTTAGGAGATGGATGTATGAAAGGGGCCGGATAAAGGAGGGAATATGGATAAAAAAATGATCAAGAAGCTGCTTGCGGGGTTCAGTGTCGCGGGGCTCATCGCTGGTCTGGGTACTTTTACCGTACACGCCGAAGGAGCTTCAAGCTGCGGTAAGGGCTCATGCGGGAGCAAGAATGCCGGGATGTCGGAATCCGGCGAAAAACAGGATACTTCCATGGCCAGTAAAGAGGATGCCGACAAAACGGGGACCGAAGAAGCCTCCTCCGACGCGGGAATGTCGTCCTGTGGGAAGGGGTCATGCGGAAAAGGTTCCGAGACATGCGGGAGTTAAATTAGGGAAGGATAAGGCAGGCTGAATAACAGCCTGCCTTATTTATTGTGGGCAATGAA contains the following coding sequences:
- a CDS encoding glycosyltransferase family 9 protein, with translation MRDFKNILVVRTDRMGDVVLTIPAIRALRHKFPCAKISLWVDPSTRELVDGLPFIDEFILENRSAGWWGYLSHIRTLRKKKFDLAVIYHTKKHTNLACFLAGIPYRLGYKNKKYGFLLNHPVKDRRHLGTKHEVEYCMDLLEDIGAKDGDLDLQVTIHKGSEEWADRYFREKKLTDRPVIALHPSASCPTRLWPTKSYAELAQRLIRENDVYIMIVGGADARPAAEAIKKTAGNRVFDLTGETTLSQLTSILKRCQGLVSNDSGPVHVGAAIGIPVISLFLRSQAGINPQRWRPLGKNSVLLQNENGEEILLDAQSHVISGKFDSISVNKVLLRCQTSILGILRMFHFMVEEGPLFFLHEHLHQFGV
- a CDS encoding DUF308 domain-containing protein — encoded protein: MKKKVVTFEIGWGWFALLGACLLLAGFAAIYMPLITAVAIDVIIGGLLVIGGAANILFVLGHKDKQAFILKIACALVPLAVGAILVFYPLKGALLITALIAAYLAVEGILKTIAALYIKPDVNWGWLISSGIISILLSMFIWVNLPFNGMWILGILVGINLIFTGCYLVMTAVLHR
- a CDS encoding FAD-dependent oxidoreductase, with the protein product MAQENIIIIGGGFAGLVLAERLSARKNSLGTGTRIILIDKKDDSHFLPGIPDIIGRGVPSGIFKYPIAKHAARHGYVHLKHNVTSIDPTRNVVEAGGFRIGYEYLVIAAGSETNFYGNDKIKNAAFRFDDADDVVKVLEAVNEDKYERYLICGGGYTGVEIATSLRIFLSRGKKNKEIHLVEAGSGILGPMPEWIKEYTRANLAALGINVLTGVTVRSYENGIVTLSDGMMFDNSMLVWSAGVKTPAFVEKTPFSKERQGRLSVDEYLRVKDNIFVAGDCAGMTYKGELIRMGIQFSIEEAGSIARNIARDIRRKKLRRFVPIDPGYIIPMANNLSCGMVFGRRVRGRAATCAHYLMCLVRLRGLKNKKVLFTALMRKRT
- a CDS encoding DoxX family protein is translated as MDKWREWAALPIRLGLGVMFMAHGLQKVFGLFGGPGIENFAKFLGSLNIDPPVPMAYMAGYGELLGGLCLILGLFTRLSAGVLTVIMVVAAVSVHLKNGFFLKDGGIEYVFVIVAACVSLMVSGGGKLSITKKL
- the sbtA gene encoding SbtA family thio(seleno)oxazole RiPP natural product precursor, producing the protein MDKKMIKKLLAGFSVAGLIAGLGTFTVHAEGASSCGKGSCGSKNAGMSESGEKQDTSMASKEDADKTGTEEASSDAGMSSCGKGSCGKGSETCGS